From a region of the Cucumis sativus cultivar 9930 chromosome 6, Cucumber_9930_V3, whole genome shotgun sequence genome:
- the LOC101205807 gene encoding elongation of fatty acids protein 3-like — protein MNQILSVLRYWLVNHPIILNFEWIQGQTFASTPLFLIVTVFTYLFLTFLLSHIPIPSISSHFLKSISALHNFVLLILSFIMALGCTLSSIYHVPHLHWIICFPPRTPPVGPLFFWAYVFYLSKILEFIDTLLIILTGSFQRLTFLHVYHHSTVLIMCYLWLHTSQSLFPIALVTNATVHVIMYGYYFLCTFGIRPKWKRLVTDCQILQFVFSFVVSGQMLYDHFGGSAGGCSGFLGWCFNAVFNGSLLALFINFHLKSYAANRKKKIESKTQ, from the coding sequence ATGAATCAAATTCTCTCAGTTCTTCGATATTGGCTTGTGAATCATCCCATTATACTCAATTTCGAATGGATCCAAGGCCAAACCTTTGCCTCCACTCCCCTGTTCCTCATTGTCACTGTTTTCACTTACCTATTCCTCACCTTCCTCCTCTCCCACATTCCCATTCCTTCAATTTCGTCACACTTTCTCAAGTCAATCTCAGCCCTTCACAACTTTGTTCTTCTAATTCTCTCCTTCATCATGGCCCTTGGATGCACTCTCTCTTCCATTTACCATGTGCCTCACCTCCATTGGATTATCTGCTTTCCACCTCGCACCCCACCGGTTGGACCTCTCTTCTTCTGGGCTTATGTATTCTACCTGTCCAAGATTCTTGAATTCATCGACACCCTCTTGATCATCCTCACTGGGTCGTTTCAACGCCTCACGTTCCTCCATGTTTACCACCATTCCACGGTTTTGATCATGTGTTATCTCTGGCTTCACACTTCCCAATCACTGTTCCCCATAGCGCTTGTGACCAATGCCACTGTGCACGTGATAATGTATGGATACTACTTCCTATGCACCTTTGGGATTCGACCAAAGTGGAAGAGGTTGGTCACTGACTGCCAAATCCTACagtttgtttttagttttgtggTCTCGGGTCAAATGTTGTATGATCATTTTGGTGGATCTGCTGGTGGTTGCTCTGGCTTTTTGGGTTGGTGCTTTAATGCTGTTTTCAATGGTTCTCTGTTAGCTCTTTTCATCAACTTCCATTTGAAAAGTTATGCTGccaataggaagaagaaaatagaatctAAAACCCAATGA